Below is a genomic region from Balaenoptera ricei isolate mBalRic1 chromosome 3, mBalRic1.hap2, whole genome shotgun sequence.
caggcttcagtagttgtggcacgagggctcagtagttgtggctcacgggctctagagcacaggctcagtagctgtggtgcacgggcttaattgcttcgtggcatgagggatcttcctggaccagggctcgaacctgtgtcccctgcattggcaggtggattcttaaccactgcgccaccagggaagtccccattccaAACTTTCAAGGCCActtgagggaggagggaggagggaggagagggcctctgtgtgtgtggggtgttggggtggtggtggagaggaCCTCTTGGGTCTGTTTACTCACTCAGAGTCCGGACTGACCCCAGAGGCACAGCCAGAGGGACAGGGCCCAGCCCCACTCTCACCCCTTCTGGGGGCTACTCCAGGAAACATGGCCAAGTTTGCCCTGAATCAGAACCTGCCTGGTAAGTGTGCAAAATGGGATTTGCATGTGTACAGATCCACACTTGGCACCCAGATGCAGACACAGCCCTGCAGCTCCCTCCTTTGCAGAGTGGCCAGAGGGCCCTTTATAAAGGTGGACAATGTCATGGCTTAAAATCTGCCTCTGGTGCCCTGTCACAGGTGGAATAAAACTCCATCTCCTCATGGTGGCCCAGAAGGTTCCCCACAGTCTGGTCCAAGCCCACATCTTctactcctctcctccctcccttccttccctctgctctgTACATCCTCGCCTCCACCGGCTCTTACTCAGGCCCACCCTGGTCATTCCACCCCAGGGCCTCTGCATGGGCTGTTTTCTTTTAGGAACCTCCTGTCTCAGCTGCTTCCTCCCCCTCATTCAGGGCTCAACTTGTAAGTCCCCTCCTCAGGAAATCTGCCCTGACAGCCAGAGCCCAAGTCTGTCAGTTATTCTCTATTTCATCttggaattattattattgcccTAAGCACCATTTGGAACGACTGTGTTTATCTGTCTCCTATAAGAGGGTAGGGATgcttgtcttgttcactgctatgtCCGCAGCACCTAGAaaagtgcttggtacatagtaggtgctcaattaacaCGTGAACGCTCGACTTTTTGGGAGCAGAGAGGCGTTTAAGCCTTGGGTGTGCAATCCAGGTGTGCAGGGTTTGGTGCAGGTGGAGTCGTGCAGGCGTGTCGTGGGGCAGTGGGGACGCGCTCTCCGGGTCTCTCCGGCTTGACGCCCCTCCACGCCCCTATCATGCCCACAGAACTGGGCGGCCCTCGCCTGTGCCCCAGCGCGACTGGGGGAGCTCGCAGCCCGAGTTCGCCCTACTCGGTGGAGACGCCCTATGGCTTCCACCTGGACCTGGACTTCCTCAAGTACGTGGAGGAGCTGGAGCGcggccccgccgcccgccgcgccCCGGGCCCCCCGCCCGCGCGCCGCCCCCGCGCGCCACGGGCCGGCCTCACAGGCGCGCGTAGCCCAGGCGCCTGGACATCCTGCGAGTCCCTGGCCAGTGACGATGGCGGAGCACCGGGCGCTCTCTCCCCGGGCGCGCCGTCGGGGCTGATGCTGCCGCCGCTATCGCCGCGCGCACCCGTGCGCAATCCGCGCGTCGAGCACACGCTCCTGGAGACCAGCCGGCGGTTGGAGCTAGCGCAGGCGCACGAGTGCGTGCCCAGCCCCGGCCGCGCGATCCCGCGCAGCCCGCGCGGGTCCGGCCACAGCAGTCCCGCCCCCAACCCGGACCTGGCCTCGCCCGGCCCTGCGCAACTGCAGCTGGTGCGCGAGCAGATGGCCGCGGCGCTGCGGCGCCTGCGCGAGCTCGAGGAGCAGGCGCGCGCGCTGCCCGAGCTGCAGGAGCAGGTGCGCGCGCTGCGCGCCGAGAAGGCGCGGTTGCTTGCTGGGCGCCGGCAGCCCGAGCCCGACGGGGAGGCCGAGGCGCGCCCGGACAAGCTTGCTCAGCTGCGGCGGCTCACCGAGCGCCTGGCCACCTCTGAGCGCGGCGTTCGCGCCAGGGCCAGCCCCGGGGCTGACGGCCCCGACGGGTCGGCTTCTAGCCTCAGCGAGGGTGCGCTGCAGGTCCTCGACGGGGCGCCCCAGACGCGGGATACAGGCACCCAGACTGTGCCGGAGACTCAAGAGGCGGGAGCCCAGGCGGTGCCCGAGACCCAGGAGGCGGAAGCGTGGGTGACGGAGGCTCTGCTGGGGCTGCCCGCGGCCGCCGAGCGCGAGCTGGAGCTGCTTCGCGCCAGCCTGGAGCATCAGCGCGGGGTGAACGAGCTCCTGCGGGGTCGCCTGTGCGAGCTGGAGGAGGCCCGCGAGGCTGCCGAGGAGGCACAGGCAGCGGTGGCGGCCCGGCCCCAGCCGTGCGAGGCTGCCACCCAGACCCCGTGGGGTTGTGCCGAGAGGGCCACGCAGACCGAGCCCGCTGTGGAGGCCCCTGCCCTGACGCAGGAGAACCTGCCCGGACCCACGGATGGGGACAGGGCAGTGGCACCCGCGGGTGAGTCCCCCTCCCCGTCCCTCGCTGAGCCCTGGTTTGCTGGCCACCGAATTCGaactcagtgtcttcatctgatCTCCGCCAGGTACCCTCAAATCCATTATGAAGAGGAGAGACGGTACACCTGGCGCCCAACCCAGCCCCGGACCCAAGAGCCTGCAGTTTGTTGGGGTCCTCAACGGAGAGTGAgcactttccccctccccatggcaGCATCTTCTGGGACTGGAatggggtttgaatcccagccctgcccctcgcTCGCGGCGTGGTCTTGgcaagcctcagtgtcctcatctgtaagatgggaacaGCCACTCCCACCTCGCAGGACTCCAGAATGAGCCCCCAGGGGAGGCTCAGCAGAtgcctcccaccctgcccccaggtACGAGAGCTCATCCAGCGAGGGCGACAGCGACAGCGAGGACGGCGCTGCCGAGCTCCCGAGGAGCAGTTCGTCGGGCTCAGGAGACGACAGCGGCGGGGGATCCGACTCCGGGACCCCTGGCCCTCCCAGCGGCGGGGAGGCCCGGGACCCCGAGCCGGAGGCAGAGCCAGAGCCTCAGCCGGGTGCGCAGGGGAGGTGAGCAGCGCCGCGGACACGGAATAGGAACGGCTCCTCTCTTTCCCGTCACCCCACTCCCCATCCCAACCCCTCCTTAGCCTCTCCCTGTCTCCGTCTCCCTGGCAGTAGGTGCGAGCTGAGCCCGCGTTTGAGGGAGGCGTGCGCAGCGCTGCAACGGCAGCTGAGCCGGCCCCGCGGAGTCGCCCGCGACAGTGTGAGTGCGGGGAGAGGCCTTCGCAGGAGTCATAGGCCCGCCAGGGACCTCCTCTGACGCCTACCTAGGGAAGAGCATCGGGTTCTTTAGAGTTAAGAGGGTCCCAAGTTCCGTCACCTCGCGCCAGGGCCCTCCACGGATCCGAAGCTCTCCAAAGGGCTCTTCGCCCCAGGACAGGGCTGATCTTTCTCTGATTTCCCAAAAGGGGTCCGCCCCaagccccagccccactcccGGACTCCCCAAAGGCAAGCGCTCACCGCCTTCCGCCACTTCAGCTTCTTCCACAGCCTCTTCCTCAGAAGGGGAGCATACCTGCCCCCTCGAGCCGGACACCCACACTAACTGTACTCCCTCCTCGAAAGGGGCGTGGCCCTAGGGGCGACCATCCTCCCCTGCCTGGGTTCCCAGTCCCGCCCCCACACCTTCCCTGCCACCCAGTCCTGGACCCTCGCCGATGTGTTTCCCCCCGTCCTGGCAGGGCGCGGCGCGCCTGGTGGCCCAGGAGTGGTTTCGAGTGTCGAGCCAGCGGCGCTCTCAAGCGGAGCCCGTGGCCGGGGTGCTGGGCGCGGTGGTGCGCCTGGGACGTGAGCTGCTGGAGCACGTGGTGAACCTGACGGATGGCAACGGGAACACAGCCCTGCACTACAGCGTGTCCCATGGGAACCTGGCCATCGCGAGCTTGCTGCTGGATACAGGTCAGCAttgaggaggggtggggagggcagcaggGAATAGGGAGCCAGGGAAGGGAGAATCTGGGCAGGTCCTGGCTGGGAGGACCTGGAGAAGGATGTAGAGAAGGGCTGGCCAGGCAGAGGGCACCACTGGCCCTTCTCTGGAGGTTACATGACCCGTTCTGGATAGATTGACCGCTCTGAGCTGTGAGCTCTGCCCTGACCTGCCTCTCACTTTGCAGGGGGAGGGTATTCTGGGCTTTGGGATTGGGTAGACCTAAATGTAGAGGAATTACTTCATCTCACCAGCTTTAGCTTCCTCCTTTGTGAAACGGGGGATGCAATGCCTCCCTCTCTGGGCAACTGTGATAACAcccacttagaacagtgccaggcacgtAGGTCAGTCAATGGTCCCCATGCCTTCTGTCCCTGAATCTCCAGCCTTGGCGTTCACCTCGTTCCTGAGCCCCAATATCCATCCACTGCCTCTTCAGCCTCCAGGGGAGGTACTGACTGGTCAGGGCTGTGATTACCTCCCGGGCTGGGACACTGGGCCTGCAGTCCTCCACCACCAGGTCCTGCATTGGCCCCATCTCACACACATTTCTATCATCTGTCTCAACGTTTCCCCCTCTGGAGCAGAGATACACACATTCAGGTGTTGCTGAGCCCACAGACACATATTGAGAGCCTTCCAGGTACCAGTGCAGTGCCAGGATGGGGGTGGGCCACCCCCATGGGACTCACAGCAGAGGGGACAGTGGACAGTAGACAAACTGATTGTCCACCAAGAGCTCTCCTGGGTGTCCTCCTTCAGGTCCAGTATCCTCTGGGGCCTGCCCTGCCTCTCATTCTCACTGCAGGCTGAGGCAGGTCCTGCTGTCCCATCCCGCATGCCACCCCCCTAAATACACAGATCCATCCCATTTCTGCAGGTCTTGGTGACCGGGGGGGAAGGGCACAGCTGCTCTGGGCTGGACATGGAGCTGGGGCTTGGGAGGAGGGGACAATGCATGAATTCAAAAGGtatttcctgggacttccccagcggtccagtggttaagactccacacttccaatgcagggggtgcgggttcgatccctggtcagggaactaagatcccacatgctgcacggccaaaaaaaaaaaaaaaaaaaaaggtatttcctGGGCAGctcctgtctttttctttttttaagcttaagttcgtttttttttttttttaataaatttatttatttattttcggctgtgttgggtcttcgtttctgtgcgagggctttctctagttgcggcgagcgggggccactcttcatcacggtgcgtgggcctctcactatcacggcctctcttgttgcggagcacaggctccagtcgcacaggctcagtagttgtggctcacgggcccagttgctccgcggcatgtgggatcttcccagaccagggctcgaacccgtgtcccctgcattggcaggcgaattctcaaccgctgcaccaccagggaagcctggcatCTCCTGTCTTAAAGGGGGCTGAGGACTGGGGCTGTGGAGGGTGGCAAGGCAGTCATCTTGGTTGCAAGGCCCGAGGCTCCTTGGATCCTCTTATTCCCTGCATTTgaacacacccccccccccccttcagcTCCAACTTTCCAGACATTGCCGTGGGCCTTCTGGTTCTCACATGGGTCAGCCCCTctggtcctcccctcccccaggacccaGAGCCCTCAGTGCACCCTCCACGCAGGGGCTGTTTCCTCTCATCTCCCTGGAATGAAGGGCCTGGACATGGCTGTGTCCTCCTTGTTCTTTATCTCCACTTCCAGACCGTTTCCCCTTCCTCCTTTAGTCCCATCTTGGAGCCTCTAATTGATCAGACCACTACTCCCTCCGCCCCTTCTGACTTCTCCCTCTCACCTCGTCACTCTTCATTTCTTGAATCTTAGCTCCTGGCTGGTTCTCCTCCTCTCCAGCCTAATCCTCACCAATATTAGTTTCCTGATGAATGATCCCTCCCAGTTCCTGGCttctcagttcctttttttttttttttctggctatgccacaaggcatgtgggatcttagttccctgaccagggatcgaaccttcaccccctgcagtggaagcatggagttttaacccctggactgccaggaaagtcccttctCAGTTCCTTGAACTACTCCTCTCCCTTCACCCTGACATCAGCCTTACACTTGTAAGGTCACCACAACACCTTGATGTCATCAGTAACTATGCCCCCTCCATAATCTCACTTCCTAGCATTCTCTCCTGAACTCTCACCTTCCAACATCTCAGCTCACTGTCTCCTGTTGCCCAACTCCCACAATCCTTGAACCTCGTGGGACCAGTATCCATTGCTCCCACCCCATTTCACTGTTCTGTCTCCTTGCCTCCTGGCCTATCATTAACTACTCCTTTATGTGCCCTTCAAACCCGTCCCCATACCCCTCCCTCATCTCAGCCTacttgcctggcagaccccagtGGGGCACACAGTAGACCctcaagtgtttgttgaatgaataagcttTCATGAACAGGggctctgggtgtgtgtgtggggggagcgGAGATAATTATCAATTTTACTTGATAATTATCAAGTAAACATAATTTCCAATAGGGGTAAGGGCCATGACAAAATAAAACGAGGGGAGGGAATCAAGAAACAGGGTGATCCTTTAGCTTAGCAAGGCctcagggaagggaaagggagagggaaaataGGTGGGTCCCCTGGCTAGCTGCAGAGACCCCACTTTGGTTATTTCTCTGATCCCCCTTCTGTGCCCAACACCCTCCACCAGGGTCACAGAAGCTTGTGGATGGAATGGACACCTAGAGAGTATGCCACACAACTAGGGAACACCCTTAATCCTGACTTAACCCTTTTACTCCCCAGCCGGTTGTCTCAGATCCCCTCTCACTAGGGCACCCTCTCCATGACCCTGATCCACTCCTTTCCCCAAACCTCTCTCACCCATTCATCTCTGCAGACTGTCCCTAGACTTGTGGAGCTTTCAGAATGGTGGGGTACACGAGCGTTAAACATTCTGGGGAATGAGGTCCAGAAGTAGGTGCTGTGCTGTGAGGAAGAGGGCCAGGATGGTAACAGAACTGACCCCAGAAGAAATGGAGCTGATGTCTGTGTTCAGTTCGGAAGGATGGGCAGCAGTAA
It encodes:
- the KANK3 gene encoding KN motif and ankyrin repeat domain-containing protein 3 isoform X1, encoding MAKFALNQNLPELGGPRLCPSATGGARSPSSPYSVETPYGFHLDLDFLKYVEELERGPAARRAPGPPPARRPRAPRAGLTGARSPGAWTSCESLASDDGGAPGALSPGAPSGLMLPPLSPRAPVRNPRVEHTLLETSRRLELAQAHECVPSPGRAIPRSPRGSGHSSPAPNPDLASPGPAQLQLVREQMAAALRRLRELEEQARALPELQEQVRALRAEKARLLAGRRQPEPDGEAEARPDKLAQLRRLTERLATSERGVRARASPGADGPDGSASSLSEGALQVLDGAPQTRDTGTQTVPETQEAGAQAVPETQEAEAWVTEALLGLPAAAERELELLRASLEHQRGVNELLRGRLCELEEAREAAEEAQAAVAARPQPCEAATQTPWGCAERATQTEPAVEAPALTQENLPGPTDGDRAVAPAGTLKSIMKRRDGTPGAQPSPGPKSLQFVGVLNGEYESSSSEGDSDSEDGAAELPRSSSSGSGDDSGGGSDSGTPGPPSGGEARDPEPEAEPEPQPGAQGSRCELSPRLREACAALQRQLSRPRGVARDSGAARLVAQEWFRVSSQRRSQAEPVAGVLGAVVRLGRELLEHVVNLTDGNGNTALHYSVSHGNLAIASLLLDTGVCKIDHQNRAGYSALMLAALTSVGREEDMAVVQRLFRMGSVNAKASQTGQTALMLAISHGRQDTVAALLACGADVNVQDADGATALMCASEYGRLDTVRLLLAQPGCDPALLDNEGTSALAIALEAEQDEVAALLHAHLSSGQPGPPLPSDRTTAKPSEGGCSDSGEDPPPQ
- the KANK3 gene encoding KN motif and ankyrin repeat domain-containing protein 3 isoform X2; this encodes MAKFALNQNLPELGGPRLCPSATGGARSPSSPYSVETPYGFHLDLDFLKYVEELERGPAARRAPGPPPARRPRAPRAGLTGARSPGAWTSCESLASDDGGAPGALSPGAPSGLMLPPLSPRAPVRNPRVEHTLLETSRRLELAQAHECVPSPGRAIPRSPRGSGHSSPAPNPDLASPGPAQLQLVREQMAAALRRLRELEEQARALPELQEQVRALRAEKARLLAGRRQPEPDGEAEARPDKLAQLRRLTERLATSERGVRARASPGADGPDGSASSLSEGALQVLDGAPQTRDTGTQTVPETQEAGAQAVPETQEAEAWVTEALLGLPAAAERELELLRASLEHQRGVNELLRGRLCELEEAREAAEEAQAAVAARPQPCEAATQTPWGCAERATQTEPAVEAPALTQENLPGPTDGDRAVAPAGTLKSIMKRRDGTPGAQPSPGPKSLQFVGVLNGEYESSSSEGDSDSEDGAAELPRSSSSGSGDDSGGGSDSGTPGPPSGGEARDPEPEAEPEPQPGAQGRCELSPRLREACAALQRQLSRPRGVARDSGAARLVAQEWFRVSSQRRSQAEPVAGVLGAVVRLGRELLEHVVNLTDGNGNTALHYSVSHGNLAIASLLLDTGVCKIDHQNRAGYSALMLAALTSVGREEDMAVVQRLFRMGSVNAKASQTGQTALMLAISHGRQDTVAALLACGADVNVQDADGATALMCASEYGRLDTVRLLLAQPGCDPALLDNEGTSALAIALEAEQDEVAALLHAHLSSGQPGPPLPSDRTTAKPSEGGCSDSGEDPPPQ